In one window of Borrelia anserina Es DNA:
- a CDS encoding peptidylprolyl isomerase, with amino-acid sequence MERKGIFALIDTNKGTIEVELYYKIAPLTVMNFIGLSEGTIKNSVTDRPYFENIIFHRVVDGFIIQTGDPTGSGTGGPGYVFPDELSKDLSHNEPGIVSMANSGPDTNGSQFFITLADNLTYLDLKHSIFGKVVLGMDTVRSIRQGDKIERVRIVRVGEDAEAFRVDNKEFLKLKKSYEEIKIDEAKKYITYQLEIIDRDYRDFEKDRSGILYKINKRGNGKSVKSGNVIKVDYEGFLLSGVKFDSSIDRGEPIEFMVGRGQVIKGWDIMLLDMCEGEERIIIIPPSLAYGERSIGEIIKANSFVKFNVILRKIN; translated from the coding sequence GTGGAAAGAAAAGGAATATTTGCATTAATTGATACAAATAAAGGTACTATAGAAGTTGAACTTTACTATAAAATTGCACCTTTGACAGTCATGAACTTTATTGGTCTTAGTGAAGGTACTATTAAAAACTCTGTTACAGATCGGCCTTATTTTGAAAATATTATTTTTCATAGAGTTGTTGATGGATTTATTATTCAGACAGGAGATCCTACCGGATCGGGTACTGGAGGCCCTGGTTATGTTTTTCCAGATGAATTGAGCAAGGATTTAAGTCATAATGAGCCGGGAATTGTTTCTATGGCCAATTCAGGCCCTGACACCAATGGAAGTCAATTTTTTATTACTCTTGCAGATAATCTTACTTACCTTGATCTTAAACACTCAATTTTTGGTAAGGTAGTTCTTGGGATGGATACGGTTCGCAGTATACGTCAAGGAGATAAAATAGAGAGAGTAAGGATTGTTCGTGTTGGTGAGGATGCAGAAGCTTTTAGGGTTGACAATAAAGAATTTTTAAAATTAAAAAAGAGTTATGAAGAAATAAAAATTGATGAGGCTAAAAAATATATTACTTATCAGCTTGAGATAATTGATAGGGATTACAGAGATTTTGAAAAAGACAGAAGTGGTATCTTATACAAGATAAATAAAAGAGGAAATGGTAAAAGTGTTAAAAGTGGCAATGTTATAAAAGTAGATTATGAAGGATTTTTGCTGAGTGGAGTAAAGTTTGATAGTTCGATTGACAGGGGGGAGCCAATAGAGTTTATGGTTGGTCGTGGTCAAGTAATTAAAGGTTGGGATATAATGTTGTTAGATATGTGTGAGGGGGAAGAAAGGATAATAATAATCCCACCAAGTCTTGCCTATGGAGAGAGAAGCATTGGTGAGATTATAAAGGCAAACTCTTTTGTAAAATTTAATGTTATTTTGAGGAAAATTAATTAA
- a CDS encoding protein-glutamate O-methyltransferase: MLNISNELLMKFCNFIYENSGIKFDEKNKIVLKGRINDAIHELENINTPKQLYELITFDKFKKEYFLDLVTTNLTRFFRNETHFATFEKFIIPNLINIKTKEGKNRVIIWSAGCSTGEEPYSLAFVLKSHLPKNFDFIIIASDLSLKSLMIAKEGYYSVQKCEHIPIQYKQYIKPKMDGYKVIDDIKKHIRFDYHNLNFESGFSNIDVVFCRNVLIYFDEKSKIKVLKKFYSSMAAKSYLFIGHSESLFGLNLPFKFLRTPWAIIYEKDNHSA, translated from the coding sequence ATGTTAAACATCAGCAATGAACTCCTTATGAAATTTTGTAACTTCATATATGAAAACAGTGGGATCAAATTCGACGAAAAAAATAAAATTGTATTAAAAGGCCGGATTAATGATGCAATACATGAACTTGAGAACATCAATACTCCAAAACAATTATATGAATTAATAACTTTTGACAAATTCAAAAAAGAATACTTCTTAGACCTCGTTACTACTAACTTAACACGATTCTTTAGAAATGAGACTCATTTTGCAACATTTGAGAAATTTATAATTCCAAACTTAATAAACATCAAAACTAAAGAAGGCAAGAATAGAGTTATTATATGGTCTGCTGGATGTTCAACAGGAGAAGAGCCATATTCACTGGCATTTGTTCTTAAATCTCATCTCCCAAAAAATTTTGATTTTATCATCATCGCTTCAGACTTAAGTTTAAAATCCCTAATGATAGCAAAAGAAGGATATTATTCTGTACAAAAATGCGAACATATTCCAATACAATATAAACAGTATATTAAACCCAAAATGGATGGTTACAAGGTAATAGACGATATTAAGAAACACATAAGATTTGACTATCATAACTTAAACTTCGAAAGTGGCTTTTCAAACATAGATGTTGTTTTTTGTCGAAATGTTTTAATATATTTCGATGAAAAGTCAAAAATAAAGGTCTTAAAAAAATTCTACTCCTCTATGGCTGCAAAAAGTTACTTATTCATTGGACACTCAGAATCACTTTTTGGTCTCAATCTTCCTTTCAAATTTTTAAGAACACCTTGGGCAATAATATATGAAAAGGATAATCACAGTGCTTAA